A genomic segment from Bacteroidia bacterium encodes:
- a CDS encoding glycosyltransferase family 9 protein gives MPKFLVIRFSSIGDIVLTSPVVRCLSTQIPDAEIHYLTKASFRPLTEHHPAIRKVHTITHSVSEVIPALEAEQFDHIVDLHHNLRSWQVKRALRVPSTSFPKLNFEKWLLVNAGINRLPDEHVVDRYFRTVKDLGVRNDGRGLDFFLGEKAEELLARAGVSLPQDYIAVVTGAKFGTKQMPPERMADLLRRVQAPLVLLGGTGEKKKAAELNAALGNTAQDLSGKTDLLTSAAIVQLARKILTHDTGLMHIAAAFKKEIISVWGSTVPAFGMYPYLSGTGKKGEGHLFEVKSLPCRPCSKLGFEQCPKGHFRCMYDQDITAIATALNR, from the coding sequence GTGCCAAAATTTCTGGTCATCCGCTTCAGTTCTATTGGTGATATCGTACTCACCTCTCCGGTGGTGCGCTGTCTCTCGACACAAATTCCTGACGCAGAGATTCACTACCTTACCAAGGCGTCTTTCAGGCCGCTGACAGAACACCATCCCGCCATCCGGAAAGTGCACACGATTACGCATTCTGTAAGCGAAGTAATTCCCGCGCTTGAAGCAGAACAGTTCGATCACATAGTGGACCTGCATCACAATCTGCGGAGCTGGCAGGTTAAAAGAGCACTGCGTGTTCCTTCCACCTCCTTTCCGAAACTGAATTTTGAAAAGTGGCTGCTGGTTAATGCAGGAATTAACCGTTTACCGGATGAACACGTGGTAGACCGGTATTTCCGGACGGTAAAAGACCTCGGTGTACGAAACGACGGCAGGGGGCTGGATTTTTTCCTCGGAGAAAAAGCGGAGGAACTGCTGGCACGGGCAGGGGTTTCTTTGCCACAGGATTATATTGCAGTAGTTACGGGAGCCAAATTCGGAACCAAACAAATGCCGCCGGAACGGATGGCCGATTTGCTTCGCCGGGTGCAGGCTCCCCTTGTTTTGCTGGGAGGAACCGGTGAAAAGAAAAAAGCGGCGGAACTCAACGCCGCACTGGGTAACACAGCACAGGATCTTTCCGGAAAAACAGATCTTCTCACTTCCGCGGCCATTGTGCAGCTGGCGAGAAAAATACTGACACATGATACCGGTCTCATGCACATTGCAGCGGCATTCAAAAAGGAAATCATTTCCGTGTGGGGCAGTACTGTTCCGGCCTTCGGCATGTATCCCTATTTAAGCGGCACCGGAAAAAAAGGTGAAGGTCATTTATTCGAAGTCAAATCCCTACCGTGCCGGCCCTGTTCGAAGCTGGGATTTGAACAATGTCCAAAGGGGCATTTTCGCTGTATGTACGATCAGGATATTACTGCCATTGCCACGGCACTGAACCGCTGA
- a CDS encoding acyl-CoA thioesterase, with product MNKSKKASETRAVLTEIVLPNDTNTLGNLAGGKLLHWMDIASAISSHRLCKRVVVTASVNHVSFTEPIKLGSIVTLEAKVSRAFNTSMEVYIDVFVEDNVTGEIKKHNEAIYTFVAVDQNGAPLPVPQVIPESEVEKKRYEGALRRRQLSLILSGKMKPQDATELKALFQ from the coding sequence ATGAACAAGTCAAAGAAAGCATCTGAAACCCGCGCGGTCCTTACGGAGATCGTTCTTCCCAACGATACCAACACCCTGGGTAATCTGGCCGGAGGTAAACTCCTGCACTGGATGGACATTGCCTCCGCTATCTCCTCGCATCGCCTATGCAAAAGAGTGGTGGTTACGGCATCCGTTAACCACGTTTCTTTTACTGAACCAATAAAACTGGGCAGTATTGTTACATTGGAGGCCAAAGTTTCGCGGGCGTTTAATACCTCGATGGAGGTGTATATTGATGTGTTTGTGGAGGATAATGTGACGGGCGAAATTAAGAAACACAATGAGGCGATCTATACGTTCGTAGCAGTAGATCAGAATGGCGCACCCCTGCCTGTACCGCAGGTGATTCCGGAATCTGAAGTGGAGAAGAAGCGATACGAAGGTGCTTTGCGCAGGCGTCAGCTGAGCCTGATCCTTTCAGGGAAAATGAAACCGCAGGACGCAACGGAGCTTAAGGCGCTCTTTCAGTAA
- a CDS encoding CopD family protein — MAFHYLLALHIIFIVTWFAGLFYIVRLFVYHAETVDMPEPEKSILRKQYRLMERRLWYGITWPSMILSLLTGSWLALQSFSAYVQQPWFILKMCFVGVLVLYHLQNHFLFTAFRDKDAAWSSFRLRIWNEVATLLLFAIVFLVVPKSNSGWVWMGIGLVALAAGLYIGVQLYKKNREK, encoded by the coding sequence ATGGCTTTCCATTATCTCCTTGCGTTGCACATCATATTTATTGTTACCTGGTTTGCAGGTCTTTTCTACATTGTCCGGCTTTTTGTTTACCATGCCGAAACGGTAGATATGCCGGAACCGGAGAAAAGCATACTTCGTAAGCAGTACCGCCTCATGGAGCGGCGCCTCTGGTACGGCATTACCTGGCCGAGCATGATTCTTTCATTACTCACGGGATCCTGGTTGGCACTTCAGAGTTTTTCGGCCTATGTTCAACAACCCTGGTTCATTCTGAAAATGTGCTTTGTAGGTGTGCTGGTGCTTTACCACCTTCAGAATCACTTTCTATTTACAGCATTCAGGGATAAAGATGCCGCATGGAGTTCCTTCCGGCTCCGAATCTGGAACGAAGTAGCCACGTTGTTACTGTTCGCTATTGTGTTCCTTGTAGTACCTAAGAGCAATTCCGGGTGGGTGTGGATGGGAATCGGACTGGTGGCACTGGCTGCGGGCTTATACATCGGCGTTCAGCTCTACAAAAAGAACCGCGAAAAATAA
- a CDS encoding SPOR domain-containing protein yields MERYLEELLYRHECVIIPGFGGFVSNFSPARINPSTHQFTPPCRILTFNRHLRNNDGLLANHIATAEKLSFAEALAQVRTYVDEMERTLNGGDRFSMNRIGSLFSDRDGKIIFAPSEGQSFLPESFGLHSFRFPPIRREELVKKVEKQFKDRLAPEVIEKGVAKRRIRPARVVAMAASVLLLASLIYIPWQTSVMEQQGWADLNPFKSLKPRFFVERTESFIPPGESDFKEETIMNYPDTGAFTTMSVEEGSVPVVVRLSENPANPDKTVVKNHGKENRFNRAGRFHLIAGAFAVPQNADNFVVRLSSEGLGAGIMEQQFSSLRYVSVGNFQTREEALAELARIKASHPDVWLLVK; encoded by the coding sequence ATGGAGCGCTATCTGGAAGAATTGCTTTACCGCCACGAATGCGTGATCATTCCCGGGTTCGGAGGATTTGTGAGTAATTTCTCACCGGCCCGGATCAATCCTTCAACGCATCAGTTCACGCCCCCTTGCCGGATCCTTACCTTCAACCGGCATCTGCGAAACAACGACGGACTTCTTGCCAATCATATTGCTACAGCAGAAAAATTATCGTTTGCAGAAGCACTCGCCCAGGTCAGAACCTATGTTGATGAAATGGAACGGACGCTTAATGGGGGTGATCGTTTTTCTATGAACCGGATCGGAAGTTTGTTTTCCGACCGCGATGGTAAAATCATCTTCGCTCCTTCTGAAGGGCAAAGCTTTCTGCCGGAATCCTTCGGTTTGCATTCTTTCCGGTTCCCGCCCATCCGCCGTGAAGAGCTGGTAAAAAAGGTAGAGAAACAGTTTAAAGACCGGCTCGCACCGGAGGTGATCGAAAAAGGAGTAGCAAAAAGGAGGATTCGTCCTGCCCGTGTGGTCGCTATGGCTGCTTCTGTTCTGTTGCTGGCCTCACTGATATATATTCCATGGCAAACCAGTGTAATGGAACAGCAGGGATGGGCAGACCTCAATCCGTTTAAGAGTCTGAAACCCCGGTTTTTTGTGGAACGCACAGAAAGTTTTATCCCGCCGGGTGAAAGTGACTTTAAAGAAGAGACGATAATGAATTACCCGGATACCGGTGCTTTTACGACGATGAGTGTGGAAGAGGGTTCCGTTCCGGTGGTGGTTCGTCTGAGCGAAAATCCGGCAAATCCGGATAAAACGGTGGTGAAGAACCACGGGAAGGAGAATCGTTTCAACAGAGCTGGAAGATTCCACCTCATTGCCGGCGCCTTCGCCGTACCCCAGAATGCAGATAATTTTGTGGTCAGGCTGAGCAGTGAAGGATTAGGAGCCGGTATCATGGAACAGCAGTTTTCATCGCTGCGCTACGTTTCAGTGGGAAATTTTCAAACCCGGGAAGAAGCACTGGCGGAACTGGCACGGATCAAAGCCTCTCATCCCGACGTCTGGCTTTTGGTTAAATAA
- the kdsB gene encoding 3-deoxy-manno-octulosonate cytidylyltransferase encodes MKIAGIIPARYASSRFPGKPLIEIKGKTMIRRVYEQAVKAKALSDVIVATDDRRIYEHVLEFGKAVMTSSKHLTGTDRLAEVIRKWKGTRPAGVINIQGDEPFIQPGQIDLLAGILEKRNTAIATLAIPLKERGDIHNASAIKVVMDKEGYALYFSRAPIPFVRAEGSERTGYFRHVGIYGYRSSVLLKLASLAPGKLERLESLEQLRWMENGYRIRVGITRHSSFSIDTPADLRKISGIL; translated from the coding sequence ATGAAGATCGCGGGTATCATACCGGCGCGTTACGCCTCCTCACGCTTTCCGGGGAAACCTCTGATAGAGATCAAAGGGAAAACGATGATCCGGCGGGTATACGAACAGGCGGTTAAAGCAAAAGCGCTTTCCGATGTGATCGTGGCAACTGACGACCGGAGGATTTATGAGCATGTTCTTGAATTTGGGAAGGCTGTGATGACTTCTTCGAAGCATCTCACCGGAACAGACCGCCTGGCGGAAGTAATCCGGAAATGGAAGGGGACGCGTCCGGCGGGTGTAATAAATATCCAGGGCGACGAGCCTTTTATTCAACCCGGGCAGATCGATCTGCTTGCCGGAATCCTGGAGAAAAGAAATACCGCCATCGCCACCCTCGCAATACCGCTGAAGGAGAGAGGAGATATTCACAATGCGTCCGCTATTAAAGTGGTCATGGACAAAGAAGGTTATGCCTTGTATTTCAGCAGGGCGCCTATTCCCTTTGTGCGCGCTGAAGGCAGTGAGAGAACCGGGTATTTCCGTCATGTTGGGATCTATGGGTATCGTTCTTCCGTACTTCTGAAACTGGCCTCGCTTGCCCCGGGAAAGCTTGAAAGACTGGAATCGCTGGAGCAACTGAGATGGATGGAAAACGGATACAGAATACGGGTGGGAATTACACGACACAGTTCCTTTTCCATAGATACACCTGCGGATCTTCGGAAGATCTCTGGTATTCTCTGA
- a CDS encoding toxin-antitoxin system YwqK family antitoxin has product MRCGSTRNGLRYGSWRFFHENGTLASTGYYNEGKPDSLWMYFNEGGLLIKKGFFLKGEFHGVWDFYTGNGKLISTAYYRQGVMDGSWISYHPDGTVRQQGSYHKGLLHGLWKTFDAEGKPLKMEQYKLGVKTGWQEEWYPNGICASRTEYKGGVPHGRCTMWYPGGTVKSEGKYYKGKTEGKWYFYDEKGNLSVSASFKRGCWHGQWTDYGSAGKINSRGRYRKDRKSGKWMIWDAYGMLNRIEFYEDGTLVKEITFK; this is encoded by the coding sequence ATGAGGTGCGGGTCTACACGCAATGGTCTCCGTTACGGATCCTGGAGATTTTTTCATGAGAATGGCACCCTGGCATCCACTGGTTATTACAATGAAGGTAAACCCGACAGCCTCTGGATGTATTTTAATGAAGGAGGACTACTGATAAAAAAGGGTTTTTTTTTAAAAGGAGAATTTCACGGAGTATGGGATTTTTATACCGGCAACGGAAAATTGATCTCTACAGCCTATTACAGGCAGGGGGTGATGGATGGATCATGGATATCCTACCATCCGGATGGTACTGTACGTCAGCAGGGGAGCTACCACAAGGGATTGTTGCATGGACTCTGGAAAACATTTGATGCGGAAGGGAAGCCCCTGAAGATGGAACAGTATAAGCTAGGTGTAAAAACCGGATGGCAGGAGGAGTGGTATCCAAACGGAATCTGTGCTTCGCGTACGGAATATAAAGGCGGGGTGCCGCACGGAAGGTGTACCATGTGGTACCCCGGCGGAACAGTGAAGTCGGAAGGAAAATACTATAAAGGTAAGACGGAAGGAAAATGGTATTTTTACGATGAAAAGGGAAATCTCTCTGTGTCCGCTTCGTTTAAAAGGGGTTGTTGGCACGGACAGTGGACCGATTACGGAAGTGCCGGAAAGATCAATTCAAGGGGGCGGTACAGGAAGGACAGAAAGAGTGGAAAATGGATGATCTGGGATGCGTACGGAATGCTTAACAGAATAGAATTTTATGAAGATGGAACACTGGTTAAAGAGATTACTTTTAAGTAG
- a CDS encoding polyprenyl synthetase family protein — translation MSGIVDRIKAPVLSEMKEFEKKFHVSMKSSVPLLEKITGYIVKRKGKQMRPLFVFLAAKTAGGMTESSYRAAALIELLHTATLVHDDVVDDSNERRGFFSLNALWKNKIAVLVGDYLLSRGLLLSVEHNEFRLLQIVSTAVREMSEGELLQIEKARKLDIEEPVYYDIIRQKTASLIAACCAAGASSSGAGDEVVEKMRSFGENTGMAFQIKDDLFDYGHDEGIGKPTGIDIKEKKLTLPLIYTLSKADKSTQRKIINIVRNYGHDSHKVDEVVRLVKGSGGIEYATERMMEYRAKALTILHELPASDARDSLELLVNYSIERKK, via the coding sequence ATGAGCGGAATTGTTGATAGAATCAAAGCACCAGTGCTTTCGGAAATGAAGGAGTTCGAGAAGAAATTCCATGTTTCCATGAAGTCTTCTGTGCCCCTGCTGGAGAAAATCACCGGTTACATTGTTAAGAGAAAGGGAAAGCAGATGCGACCTCTTTTTGTCTTTCTTGCTGCAAAAACAGCGGGAGGCATGACCGAATCATCCTACAGGGCGGCAGCCCTCATCGAACTGCTTCATACGGCAACGCTCGTGCACGATGATGTAGTGGACGACTCCAATGAACGCCGCGGATTCTTTTCCCTGAATGCACTGTGGAAAAACAAAATTGCAGTGCTGGTCGGCGATTACCTCCTGTCACGGGGTCTGCTTCTTTCTGTAGAGCACAATGAATTCCGTCTGCTGCAGATTGTGTCAACAGCCGTGCGTGAAATGAGTGAAGGCGAATTGCTGCAAATTGAGAAAGCCCGGAAACTTGATATTGAAGAACCGGTCTATTATGACATCATTCGTCAGAAAACAGCTTCCCTGATTGCCGCCTGCTGCGCCGCAGGTGCATCGTCGTCAGGTGCGGGTGATGAAGTAGTAGAGAAAATGAGAAGTTTCGGAGAAAATACCGGAATGGCTTTTCAGATCAAGGATGACCTGTTTGATTACGGACATGATGAAGGGATCGGAAAACCAACAGGAATCGACATCAAGGAAAAGAAACTGACCCTTCCCCTGATCTATACCCTCTCTAAAGCGGATAAAAGCACCCAAAGGAAAATCATCAATATTGTCAGAAATTACGGACACGACAGCCACAAGGTGGACGAGGTCGTTCGGTTGGTGAAGGGAAGCGGAGGTATTGAATATGCCACCGAGCGCATGATGGAATACAGAGCAAAGGCGCTGACTATCCTGCACGAACTTCCGGCCTCAGATGCCCGAGACTCCCTTGAATTACTTGTCAATTATTCGATTGAGCGAAAGAAATGA
- a CDS encoding membrane protein insertion efficiency factor YidD produces the protein MLLLKGSMLAYQHVISPQLSAGCLYQMTCSNYAKHAIGQFGAIRGVLLTADRLTRCNRGTVRQLPPFRFAPNGKAIDEPRIHFDQ, from the coding sequence ATGCTCCTCCTCAAAGGAAGTATGCTTGCATATCAGCATGTGATCTCTCCTCAATTATCTGCAGGCTGCCTCTATCAGATGACCTGTTCAAATTATGCGAAGCACGCCATTGGGCAATTCGGGGCCATTCGCGGTGTGCTGCTGACAGCAGACCGTCTGACACGCTGCAACCGTGGTACTGTTCGCCAGCTTCCTCCCTTCCGCTTTGCACCGAACGGCAAAGCCATTGACGAACCACGCATTCATTTTGATCAATGA
- a CDS encoding DUF1571 domain-containing protein, with product MQISRKVTSQSVRIILLVLITAGTGFSYTVEKSGVPAHSAPDCKTVITQMLDSMSNVRAMRFKMKILERIKGQLMNYGSQGKYVKSPRKIYLELNGPEVLWKEGWNNGQALVNPGGFPYFNLNLDPYGSIMREGQHHTIFEIGFTYFEDIIRNAMQRAGNDFNKHIKLVGSATWNGNDCWLVSLEYPEFAFIDYTVRKGDNLLKIAREKRVAEYMILEGNTKMKDFYDVKPGQVIRIPNAYARKTTIMINKKSFLPVNTKIYDNQGLFESYEYHMLQANVNIPDVEFSKEYQGYKF from the coding sequence ATGCAGATTTCACGGAAAGTAACCTCACAATCCGTCCGCATTATCCTGCTGGTGCTTATAACGGCCGGAACTGGCTTCAGCTATACCGTTGAGAAATCCGGGGTACCTGCGCATTCAGCACCTGATTGCAAAACGGTTATTACTCAAATGCTGGATTCAATGAGTAATGTCAGAGCAATGCGTTTCAAAATGAAAATTCTGGAACGAATCAAGGGACAGCTGATGAATTACGGCTCACAGGGGAAGTACGTAAAGTCTCCGCGAAAGATCTACCTGGAACTCAATGGACCGGAAGTTTTATGGAAAGAGGGATGGAATAACGGACAGGCACTCGTAAACCCGGGTGGATTCCCTTATTTTAATCTTAACCTCGATCCCTACGGATCTATTATGCGGGAAGGTCAGCATCATACGATTTTTGAAATCGGCTTTACCTACTTTGAAGATATTATACGGAATGCAATGCAGCGGGCAGGAAATGATTTTAACAAGCATATAAAGCTGGTGGGAAGTGCAACATGGAACGGAAATGATTGTTGGCTCGTATCTCTCGAATATCCTGAATTTGCATTCATAGATTATACAGTCAGGAAGGGAGACAATCTTTTAAAGATAGCCAGGGAAAAAAGAGTGGCGGAATACATGATTCTGGAGGGAAACACAAAGATGAAGGATTTTTACGATGTTAAGCCGGGACAGGTAATCCGTATTCCGAATGCCTACGCCCGCAAAACTACAATCATGATCAACAAAAAGTCCTTTCTTCCCGTCAACACCAAAATATATGATAATCAGGGACTCTTTGAATCCTACGAATACCATATGTTACAGGCCAATGTGAACATCCCGGACGTGGAGTTCAGCAAAGAGTATCAGGGGTATAAATTCTAA